In the Loxodonta africana isolate mLoxAfr1 chromosome 1, mLoxAfr1.hap2, whole genome shotgun sequence genome, one interval contains:
- the LOC100666024 gene encoding olfactory receptor 2B11-like: protein MKHMNESLPKDFILMGFTKYPCLDLPLFFVLMTSYIFTWLGNITIILVSQLDSQLQSPMYFFLTNLSFLDLCFTTTTVPQMLFNLAASNKSITYIGCMVQAYVFHWLGCTECILLGIMALDRYVAVCKPLRYSVIMDHKLCLQLSNTAWLFGLTNSLLQSTLTVLLPLCGNQVLDHFFCELPGLIKMACVDTTVNEITLAVVATLLIMGPLFMILISYSYIARAVFQIPSLDGRLKAFNTCSSHLLVVSLFYGPGIYIYMQPSENGPQDLAKFLTLFYCVITPMANPFIYTLRNKDVKGALRSLLRRAISSKRI from the coding sequence atgAAGCACATGAATGAAAGTCTTCCAAAGGATTTCATTCTCATGGGATTTACCAAATACCCATGCTTGGATCTGCCTCTCTTCTTTGTCCTCATGACCTCCTACATCTTCACATGGTTGGGAAACATTACTATTATTCTGGTCTCTCAACTAGACTCCCAACTACAGAGTCCCATGTATTTCTTTCTCACCAACCTCTCCTTTTTGGATCTCTGTTTCACCACCACAACGGTGCCCCAAATGCTGTTCAACTTAGCAGCATCTAATAAGAGCATCACTTACATAGGCTGTATGGTCCAGGCCTATGTGTTTCACTGGCTAGGCTGTACTGAATGTATCCTGCTTGGCATCATGGCCTTAGACCGCTATGTGGCTGTGTGTAAGCCTCTGAGGTACTCTGTAATCATGGACCACAAGCTCTGCCTGCAGCTGTCTAACACTGCTTGGCTCTTCGGTCTGACCAATTCACTGCTGCAGTCCACACTCACAGTCCTGTTGCCTCTGTGTGGGAACCAGGTACTGGACCACTTTTTCTGTGAGCTGCCTGGTCTTATTAAGATGGCTTGTGTGGACACCACAGTCAATGAGATTACTTTAGCAGTAGTGGCCACCCTCCTGATAATGGGTCCGCTTTTCATGATTCTTATATCCTACAGTTACATTGCCCGAGCTGTATTTCAAATTCCTTCTCTTGATGGGAGACTAAAGGCCTTCAATACTTGCTCTTCGCATTTATTGGTAGTATCTTTATTTTATGGCCCTGGAATCTATATCTATATGCAGCCTTCAGAGAATGGTCCTCAAGACCTTGCCAAATTTCTGACCCTATTTTACTGTGTTATTACTCCTATGGCCAACCCATTCATCTACACCCTAAGGAACAAGGATGTTAAAGGAGCTTTGAGGAGTCTTCTGAGAAGGGCCATTTCATCAAAGAGAATATGA